A part of Myxococcus landrumus genomic DNA contains:
- a CDS encoding ribonuclease D: protein MPTYPQGAVDVVDAEGAQSALGKLELARELAVDLEADSMHAFRARLCFLQVATDSDVFLLDTLQPGVEARLLAPLMGEPGRPKYFHAAQGDLQFLAEAGVRVRGLFDTHRAATLLGWPKVGLADIAREKLGVELPKEHQQSDFSLRPLPPGMRDYIANDVRYLCELGRQVREATREAGILEEVELDCERLCDEAVARPDVGADFKPKLPRSGLSPAQMTLANAIAHALHRKRLEWAEKENVPMGRMLSNMAIADIATRLPSTPRDLARAAGVRGSFVRTHGDEVLAILREQQEKARNGELQPERENKGPKDTNRRKREDALKAFRVEKATERKVTPSVILTNPLMDALLSQPPRDLEELGRVPYLGDKRLKLYGPALLELLAAFPVTGG, encoded by the coding sequence ATGCCAACCTACCCACAGGGTGCCGTGGACGTGGTCGATGCCGAGGGGGCCCAGAGCGCTCTCGGGAAGCTGGAGCTGGCGCGGGAGCTGGCCGTGGACCTGGAGGCCGACTCCATGCACGCCTTCCGAGCCCGGCTGTGCTTCCTCCAGGTCGCCACCGACAGCGACGTCTTTCTCCTCGATACGCTCCAGCCGGGCGTGGAAGCCCGGCTGCTCGCCCCACTGATGGGGGAGCCAGGCCGTCCCAAGTACTTCCACGCCGCCCAGGGGGACTTGCAGTTCCTGGCGGAAGCGGGGGTGCGGGTGCGGGGTCTGTTCGATACCCACCGGGCCGCCACCCTGCTGGGCTGGCCGAAGGTGGGCCTGGCGGATATCGCCCGGGAGAAGCTGGGCGTGGAGCTGCCCAAGGAGCACCAACAGTCGGACTTCTCGCTGCGTCCCCTGCCCCCGGGCATGCGCGACTACATCGCCAACGACGTGCGCTACCTCTGTGAGCTGGGGCGGCAGGTGCGCGAGGCCACGCGCGAGGCCGGCATCCTGGAAGAGGTGGAGCTGGACTGCGAGCGGCTGTGTGACGAAGCCGTGGCGCGTCCCGACGTGGGCGCGGACTTCAAGCCCAAGCTGCCCCGCTCCGGGCTGTCCCCCGCGCAGATGACACTGGCCAACGCCATCGCCCACGCGCTGCACAGGAAGCGGCTGGAGTGGGCGGAGAAGGAGAACGTGCCCATGGGGCGCATGCTCTCCAACATGGCCATCGCGGATATCGCCACGCGGCTGCCCTCCACGCCCAGGGACCTGGCGCGCGCGGCCGGCGTGCGAGGCTCCTTCGTGCGCACGCACGGCGACGAGGTCCTCGCCATCCTCCGCGAGCAGCAGGAGAAGGCGCGCAACGGAGAGCTGCAACCGGAGCGCGAGAACAAGGGCCCCAAGGACACCAACCGCCGCAAGCGCGAGGACGCCCTCAAGGCCTTCCGCGTGGAGAAGGCGACCGAGCGCAAGGTGACCCCCAGCGTGATTCTCACCAATCCGCTGATGGACGCGCTGCTCTCGCAGCCACCGCGCGACCTGGAGGAGCTCGGCCGGGTGCCGTACCTGGGTGACAAGCGACTGAAGCTCTACGGACCCGCCCTCCTCGAGCTGCTCGCCGCGTTCCCCGTCACCGGAGGCTGA